A single region of the Anaerostipes rhamnosivorans genome encodes:
- the rpoB gene encoding DNA-directed RNA polymerase subunit beta, which translates to MEKNRIQPMKSGTSIRMSYARQDDVLEVPNLIEIQKDSYNWFLGEGLKEVFEDISPIGDYSDQLSLEFIDFKLCRDDIKYSIEECKERDATYAAPMKVKVRLHNKETDEIKQHDIFMGDLPLMTDTGTFVINGAERVIVSQLVRSPGIYYGIAHDKIGKKLYSATVIPNRGAWLEYETDSNDVFNVRVDRTRKVPITVLIRALGIGTNAEIKELFGEEPKILASMEKDPSDNYEDGLLELYKKIRPGEPLSVDSAESLINSMFFDPRRYDLAKVGRYKFNKKLAFRNRITGHMLAEDVIDTSTGEILAEAGTEVTLELADQIQNAAVQSVLIQTEFGNTKVLSNMTVNMDEYVDFDPEELGIHENVFYPVLEKILAEGLSGDELKNAIKKNIHDLIPKHITKEDILASINYNMHLEYEIGNHDDIDHLGNRRIRAVGELLQNQYRIGLSRLERVVRERMTTQDIETITPQSLINIKPVTAAVKEFFGSSQLSQFMDHNNPLSELTHKRRLSALGPGGLSRDRAGFEVRDVHYSHYGRMCPIETPEGPNIGLINSLATYARINEYGFIEAPYRVLDKTDPENPVATDEVVYLTADEEDNFVVAQANEPLDEDGHFVHTHVTGRFREDTSEFDKANLDLMDVSPKMVFSVATSMIPFLENDDANRALMGSNMQRQAVPLLSTEAPVVGTGMESKAAFDSGVCIVAKNDGVVEKSTSTRIVVRRDSDGGKDIYNVIKFARSNQGNCMNQRPIVFEGDHVKKDDILADGASTKSGEMALGKNPLIGFMTWEGYNYEDAVLLSERLVQEDVYTSVHIEEYEAEARDTKLGQEEITRDLAGLSEDVLKDLDENGIIRIGAEVRAGDILVGKVTPKGETELTAEERLLRAIFGEKAREVRDTSLRVPHGAYGVVMDTKIFTRENGDELPPGVNKTVRVYIAQKRKISVGDKMAGRHGNKGVISRILPVEDMPYLPNGRPLDIVLNPLGVPSRMNIGQVLEIHLSLAAKVLGFNVATPVFNGADENDIATTLEMANDFANTSWEDFEAKWTERVDASVIDYLKANKDHRKDWEGVPIDSTGKVRLRDGRTGEEFDSPVTIGFMHYLKLHHLVDDKIHARSTGPYSLVTQQPLGGKAQFGGQRFGEMEVWALEAYGASYTLQEILTVKSDDVIGRVKTYEAIIKGDNIPEPGIPESFKVLLKEFQSLALDVKVLDENAQEVEIKENVDLAENNQDLKPMIEGDSVFNNYEESEDSLGALGFKEGNFEDGEDTTIS; encoded by the coding sequence ATGGAAAAAAACAGAATTCAACCAATGAAATCGGGTACGAGCATAAGGATGAGTTATGCGAGACAAGATGACGTCTTGGAAGTACCGAACCTTATTGAAATCCAAAAGGACTCTTACAACTGGTTCCTGGGGGAAGGACTCAAAGAGGTATTTGAGGACATTTCTCCGATTGGGGATTACAGCGATCAGCTCAGCCTGGAATTCATCGATTTCAAGCTGTGCAGAGATGATATTAAATATTCCATTGAAGAGTGTAAGGAGAGGGATGCCACATATGCCGCTCCGATGAAGGTGAAAGTAAGACTTCATAATAAGGAAACGGATGAAATCAAACAGCATGACATTTTTATGGGCGATTTACCTTTGATGACTGACACGGGAACTTTCGTGATCAACGGAGCTGAGCGTGTTATTGTCAGCCAGCTGGTCCGTTCTCCTGGTATCTACTATGGGATTGCCCATGATAAGATCGGTAAGAAACTGTACTCTGCTACAGTTATACCAAATCGTGGAGCTTGGCTCGAGTACGAGACAGACTCCAACGACGTCTTTAATGTGCGTGTGGACCGTACTAGGAAGGTGCCGATCACCGTATTGATCCGTGCTCTTGGTATCGGGACCAATGCAGAAATCAAGGAATTATTTGGAGAAGAACCGAAGATCCTTGCAAGTATGGAAAAAGATCCATCTGATAACTATGAAGATGGTCTATTAGAGTTATATAAAAAGATCCGTCCGGGTGAGCCTTTGTCTGTGGACAGCGCAGAGAGCCTGATCAACAGCATGTTCTTTGATCCGAGACGTTATGACCTTGCCAAAGTAGGACGCTATAAGTTCAATAAGAAGCTGGCGTTCAGAAACCGTATCACGGGACATATGCTGGCGGAAGATGTCATTGACACCTCCACAGGAGAGATTCTTGCGGAAGCAGGGACGGAAGTCACACTGGAACTGGCAGACCAGATCCAGAATGCCGCAGTGCAGAGTGTATTGATCCAGACCGAATTCGGCAATACCAAAGTACTATCTAATATGACCGTAAACATGGACGAATATGTAGATTTCGACCCGGAAGAACTTGGCATCCATGAGAACGTTTTTTACCCTGTGCTGGAGAAGATCCTGGCAGAAGGTTTAAGCGGCGACGAATTAAAGAATGCAATTAAAAAGAATATCCATGATCTGATTCCAAAGCATATTACAAAGGAAGATATTTTAGCTTCTATTAATTACAATATGCATCTTGAGTATGAAATCGGAAACCATGATGACATTGACCACTTAGGAAACCGTAGGATCAGAGCGGTCGGAGAACTTTTGCAGAACCAGTACCGGATCGGACTTTCCCGTCTGGAAAGAGTTGTGCGTGAGAGGATGACGACCCAGGATATTGAGACGATCACACCTCAGTCTCTGATCAACATCAAACCAGTGACTGCGGCAGTGAAGGAATTCTTCGGAAGTTCCCAGCTCTCCCAGTTCATGGATCACAACAATCCACTGTCTGAGCTGACGCATAAGCGCCGCCTGTCTGCATTGGGACCTGGTGGATTGTCAAGAGACCGTGCCGGATTCGAGGTCCGGGATGTACATTATTCCCATTACGGAAGAATGTGTCCAATCGAGACCCCGGAAGGTCCGAACATCGGTCTGATCAACTCCTTAGCTACCTATGCAAGGATCAACGAGTATGGATTTATCGAAGCTCCATACCGTGTATTGGATAAAACAGATCCGGAAAATCCGGTTGCGACCGATGAGGTTGTCTATCTTACTGCTGATGAAGAGGATAACTTCGTCGTGGCACAGGCCAATGAACCTCTCGATGAGGATGGACATTTCGTCCACACCCATGTAACCGGGCGTTTCCGTGAAGATACTTCAGAATTTGATAAAGCAAACCTGGATCTGATGGATGTATCGCCTAAGATGGTATTTTCTGTAGCTACCTCTATGATCCCGTTCCTGGAAAATGACGATGCGAACCGTGCCCTCATGGGGTCCAACATGCAGCGTCAGGCTGTGCCGCTGCTTTCCACAGAAGCGCCGGTGGTAGGAACAGGTATGGAATCTAAGGCAGCTTTTGACTCTGGTGTTTGTATTGTTGCAAAGAATGACGGAGTGGTAGAGAAGTCTACCAGCACCAGGATCGTAGTCCGCAGAGACTCCGACGGCGGCAAGGATATCTACAATGTCATCAAGTTTGCAAGGAGCAACCAGGGGAACTGTATGAATCAGCGTCCGATCGTCTTTGAAGGGGATCACGTCAAAAAGGATGACATCCTGGCAGACGGTGCCTCCACTAAGAGCGGAGAGATGGCTCTCGGTAAAAACCCTCTGATCGGATTTATGACCTGGGAAGGTTACAACTATGAGGATGCAGTCCTATTAAGCGAGCGTCTGGTTCAGGAAGATGTGTACACTTCTGTTCATATTGAAGAGTACGAGGCAGAGGCCCGTGATACCAAACTTGGACAAGAAGAGATTACAAGAGATCTAGCAGGTCTTAGTGAGGATGTGTTAAAAGACCTGGATGAGAACGGTATCATCCGCATTGGAGCGGAAGTGCGCGCAGGAGATATCCTGGTTGGAAAAGTAACTCCAAAGGGAGAGACAGAGCTGACAGCAGAAGAGCGTCTGCTCCGTGCCATCTTCGGTGAGAAGGCAAGAGAAGTCAGAGACACCTCCTTAAGAGTTCCTCACGGAGCTTACGGTGTCGTTATGGATACAAAGATCTTTACAAGAGAAAATGGAGACGAACTGCCTCCTGGAGTAAATAAAACAGTCCGCGTCTACATTGCACAGAAGAGAAAGATCTCTGTGGGAGATAAGATGGCCGGACGTCACGGTAACAAGGGTGTAATTTCACGTATTCTTCCGGTGGAAGATATGCCGTATCTTCCGAACGGACGTCCGCTGGACATCGTGCTGAACCCATTGGGTGTGCCGTCACGTATGAACATTGGGCAGGTGCTGGAGATCCACTTATCCCTTGCGGCTAAAGTATTAGGATTTAATGTTGCGACTCCGGTATTTAACGGGGCCGATGAGAATGATATTGCGACGACACTGGAAATGGCTAACGACTTTGCCAATACCAGCTGGGAAGATTTCGAAGCGAAATGGACAGAACGCGTTGACGCAAGCGTGATAGATTACCTTAAGGCAAATAAGGATCACAGAAAAGATTGGGAAGGTGTGCCGATCGACAGTACCGGAAAAGTAAGATTAAGAGACGGACGTACCGGCGAAGAGTTTGACAGTCCGGTTACCATCGGATTCATGCATTATCTGAAGCTCCATCATCTGGTTGACGATAAGATTCACGCGCGTTCCACAGGTCCGTACTCTCTTGTTACACAGCAGCCGCTGGGAGGTAAAGCCCAGTTCGGAGGACAGCGTTTCGGAGAGATGGAGGTTTGGGCTCTGGAGGCTTATGGGGCATCCTATACACTTCAGGAGATCCTGACCGTTAAATCCGATGACGTCATCGGACGAGTGAAGACATACGAGGCAATCATCAAAGGTGATAATATCCCTGAGCCGGGTATTCCGGAATCCTTCAAGGTACTGTTGAAAGAGTTCCAGTCCCTGGCGTTAGACGTCAAGGTACTCGATGAAAATGCGCAGGAAGTAGAGATCAAGGAAAATGTGGACCTGGCTGAAAACAATCAGGACCTGAAGCCGATGATCGAAGGGGACAGCGTATTTAATAATTATGAAGAAAGCGAAGATTCCCTGGGAGCTTTAGGATTTAAAGAGGGGAACTTTGAAGATGGCGAAGACACTACTATTTCATAG